The genomic segment GGCTTCTCTAACATTTTCCCAAACTTGATCTCTAAGATTACCCTCGTCTACTTCTAAACGTACTGTTAATTTATCTGGTGCCGTTTGAATTAGTTGAAAACGCCTTACGCCTAGTATTTCCTCCACAATGGTTTTTAGAGCCAAGGGCAGAATATGAACGATTTGACCGTTGGAGGTAGAGAATTTTAAAATGTCATCCGTTCTCCCTTCGACTTGAACGACCGGGAATGGTCTCCCGCATTTGCATGGTTCCGAAAACATGGTGACACGGTCAGTTAGTTCATAACGAATTAGGGGCTGAATTCTGTTGGCCAGATTTGTAATTAAAACCGAATGGGATTGTTTTCCTGATGGCACAGGTTGGTAAAATTCATCTACCGGTTCAAATATAATCCAATCGGTATTTACATGAAACTGACCTTCTTCACATTCGAAAGTCATGGCTGTTGCTTCTGTACCGCCGTAAAGATCTAGAACGCGAGCTTGGAAAACAGATTCTAGTTTCGCACGAACATTTGGATATAACTTTTCTCCCCCCAAAAGGATTGCAACAGGCTGAATATGTAACCGACCTGCTTTTTGTTCCTCTGCTAGAATTTCCATCGCTGTTGCATACCCCCCAATTAAGGCTGGTTGATATTCATTCAATTCTTTTACAAGCGTGGAAAGGGGGAATTGGATAGAAAAAGCTCTAATTTTTCCGTTCGAAGGATTTCTTAAACGCAGACGTTCAGCTGTGCTGAATGCCGTAAAATGACCAGCCGTAGAACATACCGCCGCATTTCGTCCGCCCTTGGCTGCTACTTTCAATATGTCACTCCATTTTAATTTTGTTGTTCCGCGAA from the Niallia sp. FSL W8-0635 genome contains:
- a CDS encoding phenylacetate--CoA ligase family protein, with amino-acid sequence MENISPLKAVTDIWKVKRGKPEDILSRQLSRLTDLISFARSNSQYYAQKYSELPERISSIQQIPPVTKSELMDHFNDWVTDPEITIEGVKEFVSNMSLVGHLYLGRYMVSTTSGSTGVPGIFIQDKASDTIMKTLMAIRGTTKLKWSDILKVAAKGGRNAAVCSTAGHFTAFSTAERLRLRNPSNGKIRAFSIQFPLSTLVKELNEYQPALIGGYATAMEILAEEQKAGRLHIQPVAILLGGEKLYPNVRAKLESVFQARVLDLYGGTEATAMTFECEEGQFHVNTDWIIFEPVDEFYQPVPSGKQSHSVLITNLANRIQPLIRYELTDRVTMFSEPCKCGRPFPVVQVEGRTDDILKFSTSNGQIVHILPLALKTIVEEILGVRRFQLIQTAPDKLTVRLEVDEGNLRDQVWENVREALLDYFATQGLTNLSIEKSEELPQRHLKSGKYQHVLIDYLK